A region from the Marinobacter sp. SS13-12 genome encodes:
- the astA gene encoding arginine N-succinyltransferase — protein sequence MLLIRPLQENDLEALYAMAQGAGKGLTTLPADRELLQKKINHTRETFNQRCAPEAGLYLFALEDTELGQCVGISGIQARVGLDEVFYNYRLSVTVNASRELGVHVRTPTLHLSNDMTDTTEICSLLLSASHRGGGTGLLLSRCRFMYLDDFRKHFSEKVFAEMRGVSDGNGQSPLWDALGSKFFDMEFSEADMLSGLGNKSFIAELMPKYPIYLPMLPDAARAVIGRVHENTAPALNMLQAEGFNFNGMVDIFDGGPVVEAFIHNIRTVREGINRHVMIRKKPLDMNVPAEDQVMISNRSFRDFRVTTIPAECIGLDTVSIPAEVAEALEVESGDRVRLAPLKDTGRR from the coding sequence ATGCTGTTGATCCGACCACTACAGGAAAACGATCTGGAAGCCCTGTATGCCATGGCGCAGGGGGCAGGCAAGGGCCTGACTACGCTACCGGCAGACCGGGAGTTGTTGCAGAAAAAAATTAACCATACCCGGGAAACCTTCAATCAACGCTGTGCCCCCGAGGCCGGGCTTTATCTGTTTGCCCTCGAGGACACTGAGCTGGGGCAATGCGTGGGTATCAGCGGCATTCAGGCAAGGGTTGGTCTGGATGAGGTGTTCTACAACTACCGCTTGAGCGTGACCGTAAACGCCTCCCGCGAGCTGGGTGTGCATGTGCGCACGCCAACGCTTCACCTGTCCAACGACATGACCGATACCACCGAGATCTGTTCACTGTTGCTGTCGGCCTCTCATCGGGGTGGCGGCACCGGGCTGCTGCTGTCCCGTTGTCGGTTCATGTACCTGGACGATTTCAGAAAGCACTTTTCCGAAAAGGTGTTTGCTGAAATGCGGGGCGTATCTGATGGTAATGGCCAGAGCCCCCTCTGGGATGCTCTGGGCAGCAAGTTCTTTGATATGGAATTCAGCGAAGCGGATATGCTTTCCGGCCTGGGCAACAAGTCATTTATCGCCGAACTGATGCCGAAATATCCCATTTACCTGCCGATGTTGCCGGATGCTGCCCGGGCAGTCATTGGCCGGGTGCACGAGAACACTGCGCCGGCGCTGAACATGCTGCAGGCGGAAGGGTTCAACTTTAACGGGATGGTGGATATTTTTGATGGTGGCCCGGTGGTGGAGGCTTTCATCCATAACATCCGCACCGTGCGCGAAGGCATCAACCGCCACGTGATGATCCGCAAGAAGCCACTGGATATGAACGTGCCGGCGGAAGACCAGGTGATGATATCCAACCGTTCGTTCCGGGACTTTCGGGTAACCACCATACCGGCCGAGTGTATCGGGCTTGATACTGTCAGTATACCGGCCGAAGTGGCAGAGGCGCTGGAGGTTGAATCCGGGGACCGTGTGCGGCTGGCCCCTTTGAAAGATACCGGAAGGAGGTAG